AAAACGCCATGGAGCTGATGGATAAAGTGTGGCCAGCAGCCATTGCCCGTGTCAAAGAAGAAGTTGCCGATATGCAGGCGCTGGCAGACAAAGAAGGCGCAAACATCAAGATTGAGCCATGGGACTACCGTTTCTACTCTGAGAAAGTGCGCAAAGCTAAGTACGACCTTGACTCCAATGAAGTCAAACAATACCTGCAACTGGACAAGCTACGTGAAGCCATGTTCTACGTCGCGGGCCGCTTGTTTAACTTTGAGTTCACTGAGGTGCCAGAGGGCTCAGTACCGGTCTTCCATGAAGACGTACGCGTCTGGGAAGTGACCGATAAAACCAGCGGCGAACACATTGGCCTTTGGTACTTAGACCCGTTTGCACGTCAGGGTAAACGCTCCGGCGCCTGGGCTACTTCATACCGTAGCCACACCACGTTTGATGGTAAAACCAACGTGCTGAGCTCGAACAACTCTAACTTCGTTAAAGCACCAGCGGGTCAGGCGAGTTTGATCTCCTGGAATGACGCGGAAACTTACTTCCACGAGTTTGGTCACGCACTGCACTCTTTGTCTTCTAAAGTAAAATACCCAGGCTCAAACTCGGGTGTGCGCGACTACACTGAGTTCCAGTCACAGCTGCTAGAGCGCTGGCTGGTCACTGATGAAGTGATCGAACGCTTCCTGGTACACCATGAAACCGGCAAACCTATGCCTAAAGCACTGGTCAACAAAATCAAGCAAGCGGCTAACTTCAACCAGGGTTTTGCAACCACAGAATACCTGGCGTCGGCCATTATGGATATGAAGTTCCACACCACAGATCCTGCTAAGATTGGCGATCCGGTTGAGTTCGAAAGATCGCAACTGGCGGCTATCGGCATGCCATCTGAAATTGTGATGCGTCACCGCACCACACACTTTGGCCATGTTTTCTCGGGTGAAGGCTACTCGGCAGGCTACTACGGTTACCTGTGGGCAGAAGTACTTACATCTGATGCGGCCCAGGCCTTTGCCAGTGCGCCGGGCGGTTTCTATGATGAAGAAGTGGCGGATCGCCTGGTGAACTACCTGTTCTCAGTGCGCAACGCAATGGATCCGGCTGAGGCGTATCGTAAGTTCCGTGGTCGCGACGCAGCGGTCGAAGCCCTGATGTTAGATCGTGGCTTCCCGGTCAACTCTGAGAAATAATTCGTAGAAGTAATTCGTAGAAGTACTTTTTAAAGTCTTAAAAGCCCCATGATTATGGGGCTTTTTCCTGCCCGCTATTCAATAGCGTCTAACAGCTTCATTTTTCTTAACTGCTTTTCCAGTGTTGCCAGGCTAAATGGCTTGATAACAAAGCCATCGACTTTTTGTAGCAACACCTGCTGTACCCGGTCCCGACCATTTTCACAGGTGACCATCAGAATTTTGATATCTTTCAGGGAAGGTTTGGCGCGGATTTCATGTAACAGGGCAAGCCCGTCTACGTGCGGCATATTGAGATCGGAGACAACCAGTTCATAGGTTTTTTTGTCGAGTAATTCCAGTGCCCGCTTTCCATCGGTGGCTTCGTCTATCTCTGTAAAGCCCAGCCTGCGCAACATGCTTATCATTACATGACGCATGGAAGTCATATCATCGACAACCAAAATTTTCACCCGTTACTCCCTAACTGACCCACTGAATTAGATAAAAATTAGACTAAAACCGCGAAAAAGTCGATTGTAAGGAGTACGAGTTTGAGAAGATAGGTACTATTCTTTGTTTAATGACAAAGACATAAAGACACTGAGTGGGTTATCACGGTACAGACCAAAGCGCTCGCAGCGTTCAAAACCCAGGCTTTCGTACAGGTTGATGGCTTTTTCCTGCTTTACGCCGGTTTCCAGGCGGATCAGGGGAATTTGTGCATCGCCCGCGTAATGCAGCAAAATTTGCATTATGCGTTTGGACAAGCCCTTACCACGGTACTGAGGTTTGACATACAAACGCTTTAATTCACCGTACAAGGTTTTATCGAATTGTTTAACGATGGCACCACACGCCACTATGCCCTCTTCGTTACGCAGTCCCACGGCCCGTACATTGGGTTGATTGAGCTCTTCGAGTGCCAAAGACTGATCACTGGCAATGGGATAGAGGGTATTCATCAGCCGGTCAATTTCTGCAAATAGTTCTCTAACACTTGGATCATCGGGTTTTAAATCAACTAGTTGCATAATTTTCCTTTGAACAGAACTGTTACTTTTTTAAAGGACTGTGGAGCCCTTTTGCACGACATGTGATAAGGCTCAGCATATTGGCTGGCGCAACCACATAAAAGAGTATTTTAACGTACTTTACAGGAAATATAACTAAATATATTCAGGCAGCAGAGGAAGGAAACATGTTGCAGCATGTAATTAACGAAACGGATCAGGCTCGTGTAACCGCTCAAACTTAGGCCAGACAGGCCGTCCGTGGGGGTTTACCTTTTAGGCCAGCCAAAGTGTGATAGCAAATAACAGGATGGTGGCAATCGTGATGAAAAACAGTGAACACTGATTATGACCGGTACGGCCTGACTGTGAAAACAACATGATTAACTCCTCCCGAACTCCCCTGACGACCAAAACCACAAAAGTATTAATTACAGAGAAAGCGCTACAACCAAAAGTAGTAGTATTGATAGCAAAAAATTACCCAAAACACCAGTAAATCGTGCAAATATTATCCTAAAAATCAGGCTAATCGCAGCATTTAACAAGTGCATTCATATAATACAAACACTTACGTTTAATCTTTAGATAGTGCAAAAAAGTCAAAATGCGCTTGGTTTAAGCGACTGAGGACCCATATAAGGAAAAAAGGAGTAGCCATGATCACATTAAAAGCAGCGAATAAAGACAATTACAGTGACGTATTTGCACTGCAACTACTGCCAGACGACCTGAATTTTATCGCTTCACCGGCCGAAGCCCTGGCCGAATCCGCGTTTTTTCCATACTACCGAAATCTGCTGATCTACCGCGCGCAAACCCTGATCGGCTTTATTCAATATCATCCCATGGAGCCGGAAGGCACCCAACATGAATATACCATCACTCAGCTGGTAATAGACAAACGCTTTCGGCGCCAGGGTTTTGCCACTCAGGCTTTGCAACAATTGCTATTGCAGCTCAGGGCCAAGTCGGATTGTCAGGTTATTTCAGCCGTGTATGTCGAGGGCAACGAGCGAATGCGCAACCTGCTCAGCCAGCTGTCATTTGAATATAAAGGGCGCTGGAATGACACCGCCTACCTGATGGAATGGCACAGTGATAAGCCCTTGCCTGAGGTGTATCTCAGCACCGTGTGGCAGAAGAATTTCGAACGACTGGGCGACCTTGAACTGCACGAGCAACAAAAGCCCCTGGTCGCGCCTAATGACTGGACCTTACTGGAGGCCGCCTATAACCCGGACTTTGAAGTACGTGCTATCAGCCACCTGGGCAAACAAGTCGGATTGCTGATGTGGGTGACAGAGCAACCACACCGAGTTTCGATTTGGCGATTAATGGTCGATAAAGCCCATCAGCAGAAGGGGATAGGCAGACAAGCCCTTCAGGCTGCGCTGGACGAGATCCGCAGCCATCGAGAAATCACAGAAATTGCTATCTGCTACGTACCCGATAACCCGGTTGCAAAAGACTTTTATGCCAGCTTTGGCTTTGTCGAAACCGGCTTTGATGAGGAGGAGCAAGAAATGCTGGCCGAGATCAAATTAGGCCCGCCCAGCGTGCCTGCTCCTGAGTGTAAAGGGGCTTAACACAGGGAGATAAGCTGTTGGGGTTCGGCATAACGAATACCCGCCTGTTCAAACGCGTGGATATCGTCAGCGCCGTGATAATGATATACACAGAGCCTGGCTAAGACTGCTGGCGGGTACTCCTTTAAAAGCTCATCCAGGCCTGCGTGGCTGGGATTACCGGATGCCACGCAGTCATGGAAAATAATTTCTCCCTGAGTCACCTGGTGGATCAGCAACTCAGGAATGGGCCGGGTATCGCCGCTATAGAAAAATCGTCCGGGAAGATGCAAAGAGAAAGCACTGCCGGGCGCCTGATGACGAACAGGATAGCAGCTTAGTCTGAGCTGCTGATGAAAAAACTGCTCCCCCACTGGATGCAATTCAAAGGTATGCCAGATATCTTCTCGACGCTCCGCCAGGCCAGTATACGCCAGCATAGCAAACAGTGACTGGATCAATTGTACGGGCACATATAAACGCACTGTCTGACCACTTAAGGCGGCCTTAAAATACAGCTGCTCCAGCCCGCCAATATGATCGTAGTGCAGGTGAGTAATAAATACCGCCCGGGGCAGCGACTGGCTACCAAAGGCCTGTTTATAACGCACCAGCGTATCATGACCGCAGTCGATCAGCAGCCAGGGGCGGGCTTCGCAGCAAATAACACAGGCGGCATTCCCCAGCTCGGCTGCACTGGCCGCACCTACACCCAAAAATAACGCACTGTCTGGCACGCCTGTCTGAGGCTGTGTGCGCTTTGATTGCGTCTGTGCTGGCCGGGTCACTATCGAATCTAACATCAGTCTGCTCGTCAATACTCACCACTCGGTACAAAGACAATGCTAGATGCAATAATTGACATTCCCGTGACATACTCGCCCAGGTCCTGTAAATAGTTACACCACTATTTGGTTAATTTCACCACATTCAGTCACTATCTGTTCAACGCTTAATTCTGCATTATCTTAACCTACTGATATTATTAAACTATTTTATTGGCACCCGTTTTGCTATAGTCCCTGTATATAAACCTGCATATAAAAAAGAACAAATTGGAATTGCGTCATGATTAAAAAACTCTCTCCTTTATTCGCTGCACTGGCACTCAGTGGCTGTGTGATCCACATTGATGGCCGCAGCACAACCGTTGCAGACGTAGAGCTTGAAAAAACCCTGACCCTCAACGCCACCGAACTGCGCAGCCTGGTCGCGGACACCAGCGCCGGTTCACTGGATATTGTGGGCGTCGACAACCTTACCCAGATTGAAGTCGATGCCAGAATACGGACTGACAAAGAGCACAGTTATGAGCTTAGCCTTGAACAGGACGGTAACAATGCAAAGCTGATTGCAAAACATAACGCCCGCGTTGGTATTGTCTGGTACAGCGGCAACAGCCCCAAAATTGACCTGTCCCTGCGCGTGCCCAGCCACCTGATGTTGGATATTGACGATGGTTCGGGTGACATTGTCATCACCGGCATGACCGGAGATATCGAGCTGGAGGATGGTTCAGGTGATATCAGTATTAACGGGGCAGCAAACGTTAAAATTGACGATGGCTCAGGACAGATGCTGATCCGTGGTGTCAGCGGCATGCTGGATATCGAAGACGGCTCAGGCGACATAACCATTGAAGGCGGCAGTCAGCTTAAACTCGACGATGACTCGGGGCAGATCTATATCTCCGACATCAGCGGCGATATGGACATTGAAGACGGCTCGGGCGACCTGCAAATCATTGGCGGACGTTCGCTCATCCTGGACGATGAATCGGGCAACATCAGCCTGATGGACCTCAGTGGTGACCTGCGCATCGTGGATGGCTCGGGTAATGTCGAGATCCGTGGCGGTAACACCCTGGATTTACGCGATGATTCCGGCTTTGTGCGCGTTCAGAATTTACAGGGCAACGCCAAAGTGGACGACGGCAGTGGCAACCTGGTACTGCAAAATATTAAAGGCCATGTCACCATTGATGACGACTCCGGCGACATCGAGGTGATAGAGGCGGGCGGTCTGACCATCACAGGCGACACCTCGGGCGGACAACGCATCGAAAAAGTCCGTGGCGAAGTGAATATCCGGGATTGATAGTCACTTTTTGCAAGTAAAGTGTCACCTTCTGCCAGTGAATCACCAGGCGTCACCTTCTACAATGACGTCATAACTTCTGGTAACAAGGTGACATCATGACTTATACAAACACGGCCCTGATCACGGGCGCATCTTCGGGAATTGGCTTAGAGCTGGCGCGCTTACATGCGCAGCAGGGCGGCGATGTGGTGCTGGTTGCCCGCTCCGAAAACAAGCTGATTGCCCTTAAAGAAGAGCTGGAACATAGCTATGGTGTCAATGCCAGTGTCATAACCGCAGACTTAACCGACCCGGCAGCGGCGCAGCAGATCTACACCGCCACTAAACAACAGGGTATCGAGGTTGATATCCTGATCAATAATGCCGGATTCGGCGGCCATGGTTTTTTCCATCAGCGTGAATTGTCTTCAGACCTGGAAATGATCCAGGTAAACATTAATAGCCTGGTTGCACTGACCCATCTTTTTGTTCAAGACATGACCGCCCGCCAGCGCGGCAAGATCCTCAATGTTTCCTCAACGGCCTCGTTTATACCGGGCCCGTTGCAGGCCACTTATTATGCAACCAAAGCGTTTGTTACCTCGTTTTCGCAAGCGCTGGCTGAAGAGCTCAGAGACAAGGGGATCAGCGTGACCGCCTTGTGCCCGGGAGCCGTAGCGACTGAATTTGCCAAAACAGGCAACCTCGAAGAACTGGCGGTATTTAAACAAGGCAAAAGCGCCAGTTCTGTGGCCAAATGTGGGTATCAGGCCATGCAAAAAGGCCAGTTACTCGCTTTTAATGAGCCTGTGTTAAGCTTGCTGTTAAACTGGATTGTGCCTTTGCTGCCTCGTCGCCTGGTGCTATCTATGTCACGTCGTACAATGGAAAAATAATGAAGCGCACAGCAAAGTTTACTCTGTCACCGCACTGCCTGATCATGTTTAAAGATCTCGAGCTGGACCCGGCACTGCTGCTAAAACAGGCAAAACTGCCGGCTGATCTGTGGCACAATTTGCCAACCTCCGTCAATGCGGCCCAGTATTTTGACCTGTGGCATGCAATGGAGGCTCAGCTCGGTGAAACCTTGCCGCTGAAACTGGCGCAGCACCTGAATATAGAAGCGTTCGACCCGGCCATTTTTGCCTGTTTATGTAGTGCAGATCTAAGTAGTGCCATGCATCGTCTGAGCAGCTACAAGCCCCTGATAGGGCCGCTCACGCTGGACGTACAAGAAGATGTTCAGGGTCTGCTGCTGAGCCTCGACTGCTATGGGTATGACAAACCTTTGCCCAAGTCGCTGGGCTTGTGTGAGCTGGCCTTTTTTACCCAGCTTGCGCGCCTGGCAACGCGCTCAGAGCTAGTGCCCACAGCCCTATACGTCACACAACTTCCCGACAACCAGAACGATTTTGACGCCTATTTTGGCACCCGCCTGACCCTCAGCAACCAGGTCGCAATACGGTTTAGCAGCGAGGATGCCAACAGGCCCTTCCTGACCGAAAACGCAGCCATGTGGTCGTTTTTTGAAAATGACCTGGCCCGGCGTTTGGCTGAGCTGGATGCCGGCGCCAGTATGAGCCAAAAAGTCAAAGCCCTGCTGATGGAGCTACTGCCATCGGGGCAAGTGAGTGCCGAGCAGGTAGCCGCAAAGCTGGCTATCAGTAAACGAACATTACAGCGCAAACTGGATAGCGAGTCTGCCAATTTTCAGTCTCTGCTGAGCGCACTTCGCTCAGAGCTGGCCCGCCAATACCTGCACCGCTCCAGCATGTCTTTGCAGGAGATCGCGTTTTTGCTGGGGTTCAGCGACGCTAACACCTTTATCCGGGCGTTTAGCAAATGGCATGGCGTTTCTCCTGGCCAGTTCCGCAACCAGCATGACAGCGGCACTAGGTAGGATTGTTCAATTTAATAGAAAAGTTGGATAGGCGTTTACACCCGCAGCACATAGAATTCAGTGTCATACTTTCGGACGCTGATTTTGAAAAATTTACTCGCCTTAACCTTTGCCGCTCATCTTGGTGCGCTGTGGCCCATAGCCTCATACAGCGCAGATTTTGCCGCATATAAGCAGCAATTCCCACTCAAGGGCAAGAAAAGCTTTACAGAGGCGCTCGAAGAAGGTGAGGCATTACTTGCAGATCCATCGCTTACCCCACAACAGCGGACCTTTGTGCTGCATCGCACGGCATTACACCTGGTGCGGCTGGACGACTATAACGGCGCCCGGCTCAGGCTTGATGCACTGGCAAATCACCTGAGCGCACACCCCGATGACTCTATGCAGGGAAAGTACCACTGGGTAAGCGGCGACCTGGCACTGCGCTTGGGGGATGGTCAGGGGGCTCAGGCGCATTTTCTCAGTGCCAGCGAATTTTTTTCTCGTACGCAAGACTGGCGCATGCTTAGCCATGCTCATCGCATGGTTGCCAATGCCCTTGCCAAGGACAGCCCGAACCTCAAAGCACTTGAGCATGTTGCCCTGGCAAAACATTATGCTGAACAGGACAACAATATTCCGTTGCACAACGCCGCATTTGATACGCAAGCCCGAATCTATAAGCTCTTTGGCCAGTTAGACAGGGCACTGGAAAGCCGCCAGGCTCAGCTGACCTGGCTTGGGCAACAAAGTCAGCCAGATCAGGCCATGATGTCCTCAACTTACTACGGTCTGGCCGATATTTTTGTGGATTTCGGCGACCATCAGGCCGCACTCGAAGCTTTCACCCAATCGTACCGCTACGACGAACAGGCAAATGACCGCTTGTACATGGGGCAAAATCAGATCCGAATTGCAGAACAACACCTGCACCTGGCCAATTTAGACGCTGCAACCCAGGCTTATGAACAGGCCAAAGCCATCAGCGAGTCCATAAACCA
The DNA window shown above is from Pseudoalteromonas viridis and carries:
- a CDS encoding M3 family metallopeptidase — encoded protein: MLKIKLTLLSAAVMIGLAGCSSTQQSNESTVTVAEKQYQNPILQPFSGPYQGVPQFDKVQLKDLEPALDIALAEHLSEIDQIASNTAPATFDNTIVAMERSGQALDRVFTYYGIWSANNSSPEFRKMQGGLMAKYAKYRSQITQNKALFERIKTVYESPEFKQLSAEEQRITWLQYNSFARNGATLEGDAAKRYAEINLALSKLHADFANNVLADEEGYVVYLSKDQLSGLPASYITSAAAAAEERGKPGMYAVTNTRSSMDPFLMYSTERELRKQVWQNYYSRGNNAGEHNNKAIINEILTLRHERVQLLGYENYAQWRLEDRMAKDPKNAMELMDKVWPAAIARVKEEVADMQALADKEGANIKIEPWDYRFYSEKVRKAKYDLDSNEVKQYLQLDKLREAMFYVAGRLFNFEFTEVPEGSVPVFHEDVRVWEVTDKTSGEHIGLWYLDPFARQGKRSGAWATSYRSHTTFDGKTNVLSSNNSNFVKAPAGQASLISWNDAETYFHEFGHALHSLSSKVKYPGSNSGVRDYTEFQSQLLERWLVTDEVIERFLVHHETGKPMPKALVNKIKQAANFNQGFATTEYLASAIMDMKFHTTDPAKIGDPVEFERSQLAAIGMPSEIVMRHRTTHFGHVFSGEGYSAGYYGYLWAEVLTSDAAQAFASAPGGFYDEEVADRLVNYLFSVRNAMDPAEAYRKFRGRDAAVEALMLDRGFPVNSEK
- a CDS encoding response regulator; the encoded protein is MKILVVDDMTSMRHVMISMLRRLGFTEIDEATDGKRALELLDKKTYELVVSDLNMPHVDGLALLHEIRAKPSLKDIKILMVTCENGRDRVQQVLLQKVDGFVIKPFSLATLEKQLRKMKLLDAIE
- a CDS encoding GNAT family N-acetyltransferase; this translates as MQLVDLKPDDPSVRELFAEIDRLMNTLYPIASDQSLALEELNQPNVRAVGLRNEEGIVACGAIVKQFDKTLYGELKRLYVKPQYRGKGLSKRIMQILLHYAGDAQIPLIRLETGVKQEKAINLYESLGFERCERFGLYRDNPLSVFMSLSLNKE
- a CDS encoding GNAT family N-acetyltransferase, translating into MITLKAANKDNYSDVFALQLLPDDLNFIASPAEALAESAFFPYYRNLLIYRAQTLIGFIQYHPMEPEGTQHEYTITQLVIDKRFRRQGFATQALQQLLLQLRAKSDCQVISAVYVEGNERMRNLLSQLSFEYKGRWNDTAYLMEWHSDKPLPEVYLSTVWQKNFERLGDLELHEQQKPLVAPNDWTLLEAAYNPDFEVRAISHLGKQVGLLMWVTEQPHRVSIWRLMVDKAHQQKGIGRQALQAALDEIRSHREITEIAICYVPDNPVAKDFYASFGFVETGFDEEEQEMLAEIKLGPPSVPAPECKGA
- a CDS encoding MBL fold metallo-hydrolase, which translates into the protein MLDSIVTRPAQTQSKRTQPQTGVPDSALFLGVGAASAAELGNAACVICCEARPWLLIDCGHDTLVRYKQAFGSQSLPRAVFITHLHYDHIGGLEQLYFKAALSGQTVRLYVPVQLIQSLFAMLAYTGLAERREDIWHTFELHPVGEQFFHQQLRLSCYPVRHQAPGSAFSLHLPGRFFYSGDTRPIPELLIHQVTQGEIIFHDCVASGNPSHAGLDELLKEYPPAVLARLCVYHYHGADDIHAFEQAGIRYAEPQQLISLC
- a CDS encoding DUF4097 family beta strand repeat-containing protein → MIKKLSPLFAALALSGCVIHIDGRSTTVADVELEKTLTLNATELRSLVADTSAGSLDIVGVDNLTQIEVDARIRTDKEHSYELSLEQDGNNAKLIAKHNARVGIVWYSGNSPKIDLSLRVPSHLMLDIDDGSGDIVITGMTGDIELEDGSGDISINGAANVKIDDGSGQMLIRGVSGMLDIEDGSGDITIEGGSQLKLDDDSGQIYISDISGDMDIEDGSGDLQIIGGRSLILDDESGNISLMDLSGDLRIVDGSGNVEIRGGNTLDLRDDSGFVRVQNLQGNAKVDDGSGNLVLQNIKGHVTIDDDSGDIEVIEAGGLTITGDTSGGQRIEKVRGEVNIRD
- a CDS encoding SDR family NAD(P)-dependent oxidoreductase, producing the protein MTYTNTALITGASSGIGLELARLHAQQGGDVVLVARSENKLIALKEELEHSYGVNASVITADLTDPAAAQQIYTATKQQGIEVDILINNAGFGGHGFFHQRELSSDLEMIQVNINSLVALTHLFVQDMTARQRGKILNVSSTASFIPGPLQATYYATKAFVTSFSQALAEELRDKGISVTALCPGAVATEFAKTGNLEELAVFKQGKSASSVAKCGYQAMQKGQLLAFNEPVLSLLLNWIVPLLPRRLVLSMSRRTMEK
- a CDS encoding helix-turn-helix transcriptional regulator, yielding MKRTAKFTLSPHCLIMFKDLELDPALLLKQAKLPADLWHNLPTSVNAAQYFDLWHAMEAQLGETLPLKLAQHLNIEAFDPAIFACLCSADLSSAMHRLSSYKPLIGPLTLDVQEDVQGLLLSLDCYGYDKPLPKSLGLCELAFFTQLARLATRSELVPTALYVTQLPDNQNDFDAYFGTRLTLSNQVAIRFSSEDANRPFLTENAAMWSFFENDLARRLAELDAGASMSQKVKALLMELLPSGQVSAEQVAAKLAISKRTLQRKLDSESANFQSLLSALRSELARQYLHRSSMSLQEIAFLLGFSDANTFIRAFSKWHGVSPGQFRNQHDSGTR